A genomic region of Mesorhizobium sp. NZP2077 contains the following coding sequences:
- a CDS encoding SDR family oxidoreductase, producing the protein MTDQIGSYATYPSLKGRSVFITGGGSGIGESLVRHFCAQGSRVAFVDLAEEPSKRLVDAITAEGNPAPLFIPCDLRNVEALQAATAQAMLHNGPIQVLCNNAGNDDRHQTKDVTVAYWDDRMAVNLRHQFFAAQAVRPQMSALGGGSIINFGSITWMVGDPDCPAYVTAKAAVYGMTRALARELGPERIRVNCMVPGWVMTERQMRLWLNPAGERQIAERQCLPDRLQPSDIARMALFLAADDSLMCTSQQFIVDAGWV; encoded by the coding sequence ATGACGGATCAGATCGGCAGCTACGCGACCTATCCCAGCCTCAAGGGCCGCAGCGTCTTCATCACCGGTGGCGGCAGCGGCATCGGCGAAAGCCTGGTGCGCCATTTCTGCGCGCAAGGCAGCCGCGTTGCCTTCGTCGATCTCGCAGAGGAACCCTCGAAGCGTCTGGTCGATGCGATCACCGCCGAAGGAAATCCCGCGCCGCTGTTCATTCCTTGCGATCTGCGCAATGTCGAGGCGCTGCAGGCAGCAACTGCCCAGGCCATGCTGCACAACGGGCCGATCCAGGTTCTGTGCAACAACGCCGGCAATGATGACCGCCATCAGACCAAGGACGTGACGGTCGCATACTGGGACGACCGCATGGCGGTCAATCTGCGCCACCAGTTCTTCGCCGCCCAAGCGGTTCGCCCGCAAATGAGCGCGCTGGGCGGCGGCTCGATCATCAATTTCGGCTCCATCACCTGGATGGTTGGCGATCCCGATTGCCCGGCCTATGTCACCGCGAAAGCCGCTGTCTACGGCATGACGCGGGCGCTGGCCCGCGAACTCGGCCCCGAGCGCATCCGCGTCAACTGCATGGTGCCTGGCTGGGTGATGACCGAGCGCCAGATGCGGCTGTGGCTGAACCCGGCCGGCGAACGCCAGATCGCGGAAAGGCAGTGCCTGCCCGACCGGCTGCAGCCCTCCGACATCGCGCGCATGGCGCTGTTCCTCGCCGCCGACGACAGCCTGATGTGCACGAGCCAGCAGTTCATCGTCGATGCGGGCTGGGTGTGA
- the araD1 gene encoding AraD1 family protein, giving the protein MRLVQYTMLDGSRRVGRVSDDGNHLHPLDKTGSVLELAEAAIAEGVSIASLVETRTGTATVDYDELLRDGRVLAPVDHPEPARFLVTGTGLTHTGSAAARNQMHLLTHGEDAEESDSLKIFKMGLEGGKPGVGKIGIQPEWFFKGVGTCVVPPGADLPMPAFARAGAEEAEIVGLYLNGPDGHPYRIGYALGNEYSDHVTEGENYLYLAHSKLRSCSIGPELLVGDLPEEVRGHSRILRDGAVVWEQEFLSGETHMSHSVANLEHFHFRYPMHRRAGDLHAYFFGAAVMSYASGVKTASGDEYEIQAQTFGKPLRNRMVSVPDEGLVTVTPL; this is encoded by the coding sequence ATGCGTCTTGTTCAGTACACAATGCTTGACGGCAGCAGGCGGGTCGGCCGTGTCTCCGATGATGGCAATCACCTGCATCCACTCGACAAGACCGGCAGCGTGCTGGAACTCGCCGAGGCGGCGATCGCCGAGGGCGTGTCCATCGCATCGCTGGTCGAGACGCGGACGGGCACGGCAACGGTCGACTATGATGAACTGTTGCGCGATGGCCGCGTGCTGGCTCCTGTCGATCACCCCGAGCCGGCGCGCTTCCTGGTCACCGGCACCGGCCTCACCCACACAGGAAGTGCCGCTGCGCGCAACCAGATGCACTTGCTGACACATGGCGAGGACGCCGAAGAATCGGATTCGCTGAAGATCTTCAAGATGGGCCTGGAAGGCGGCAAGCCCGGAGTCGGCAAGATCGGGATTCAGCCGGAATGGTTCTTCAAGGGCGTCGGCACCTGCGTCGTGCCGCCTGGTGCCGATCTGCCCATGCCGGCCTTCGCACGTGCCGGCGCCGAGGAAGCCGAGATCGTCGGGCTTTATCTCAATGGGCCGGACGGCCATCCCTATCGCATCGGCTATGCACTCGGAAACGAATATTCCGACCACGTGACGGAGGGCGAGAACTATCTCTATCTCGCCCATTCCAAGCTGCGCTCCTGCTCGATCGGTCCGGAGCTTTTGGTCGGCGACCTGCCCGAAGAAGTGCGCGGCCATTCCCGCATCCTGCGCGACGGTGCCGTTGTCTGGGAGCAGGAGTTTCTGTCGGGCGAGACGCACATGTCGCACTCGGTCGCCAATCTCGAACATTTCCATTTCCGCTACCCGATGCACCGCAGGGCGGGCGATCTGCACGCCTATTTCTTCGGCGCGGCGGTGATGAGCTACGCCTCCGGCGTCAAGACGGCTTCCGGCGACGAGTATGAAATCCAGGCGCAGACATTCGGCAAGCCATTGCGCAACCGGATGGTCTCGGTGCCGGACGAGGGACTGGTCACCGTCACCCCGCTGTGA
- a CDS encoding ABC transporter substrate-binding protein: protein MGLKKAFLRLATIGLGIGLMTSAALAANLRVLAWDGYADPDWVKDFTAATGIGVDVVFIGSDDEIWAKIKGSEGQDFDVFAVNTAQLQRYIKADLVSPIDITKLPNQKDVLPRFRDLSQVSGDTKDGKVYGIPFCFDSIGLIYDTDKVKPAPTSMSVLWDPAYKGKILAYDNGEHNFSFTALTLGYKDPFNLDAEQMAAVKAKLVELKRNVLSFYTTADEAQQIYQNNDVALIWANYGQQQVKALQKIGAHVVYVNPSEGALAWLDNWVISKGVRDNAAAEKWIDFMLTKKVSGALSERTGFGNTVVESSSAGGNDKLVWLNNVEDPLKRSDLWNEIKATP from the coding sequence ATGGGACTGAAGAAGGCGTTTCTGAGATTAGCGACCATCGGGCTCGGTATCGGCCTGATGACATCGGCGGCGCTGGCCGCGAACCTTCGCGTGCTGGCCTGGGACGGCTACGCCGACCCGGACTGGGTGAAGGATTTTACCGCCGCCACCGGCATCGGCGTCGATGTCGTGTTCATCGGCAGCGATGATGAAATCTGGGCCAAGATCAAGGGCAGCGAAGGCCAGGACTTCGACGTCTTCGCCGTCAACACCGCCCAGCTGCAGCGCTACATCAAGGCCGATCTGGTGTCGCCGATCGACATCACCAAGCTGCCCAACCAGAAGGACGTGCTGCCGCGCTTCCGCGATCTGTCACAGGTCAGCGGCGACACCAAGGACGGCAAGGTCTACGGCATTCCGTTCTGCTTCGACTCCATCGGCCTGATCTACGACACCGACAAGGTCAAGCCGGCGCCGACCTCGATGTCGGTGCTGTGGGATCCGGCCTACAAGGGCAAGATCCTGGCCTATGACAATGGCGAGCACAATTTCTCGTTCACGGCGCTGACGCTAGGCTACAAGGATCCGTTCAATCTCGACGCCGAGCAGATGGCGGCGGTCAAGGCCAAGCTGGTCGAACTCAAGCGCAATGTGCTTAGCTTCTACACCACCGCCGACGAGGCGCAGCAGATCTACCAGAACAATGACGTCGCCCTGATCTGGGCCAATTACGGCCAGCAGCAGGTCAAGGCGCTGCAGAAGATCGGCGCCCATGTCGTCTACGTCAATCCGAGCGAAGGCGCGCTGGCCTGGCTCGACAACTGGGTCATTTCCAAGGGCGTCCGCGACAATGCGGCGGCCGAGAAATGGATCGACTTCATGCTGACGAAGAAGGTCAGCGGCGCGCTTTCCGAACGCACCGGCTTCGGCAACACGGTGGTCGAGTCGAGCAGCGCCGGCGGCAACGACAAGCTGGTCTGGCTCAACAATGTCGAGGACCCGCTCAAGCGCTCTGATCTGTGGAACGAGATCAAGGCGACGCCCTGA
- a CDS encoding ABC transporter ATP-binding protein, producing the protein MNQNADLLTLRSVSKSYGTVPVLHDIDLSIKDGEFLTVLGPSGSGKTTVLRLIGGLEPLTAGEIRLDGQDISRMPINKRPFNTVFQDYALFPHMTVSGNVGYGLSVRHIQRKEIARRVAEALELVQLGRFADRFPAQLSGGQRQRVALARALICQPRLILLDEPLAALDLELRRQMQEFLKSIQREIKTTFLFVTHDQEEAIGMADRICVMQAGHIRQLGTPHDLYYKPNCEFVARFFGENNLVAGKLGPVQGDQRTIETALGRLVCSISNQPHLKAAVDGASAFAAFRPEALRLADATDSGNRFSGTIADLAFAGSSTVATITAGADTAAQRLRLRMPSRIDGSALKSGETVSLSFAPHEGHLVLA; encoded by the coding sequence ATGAACCAGAACGCCGACCTGCTGACGCTGCGGTCCGTCTCGAAATCCTACGGCACGGTTCCCGTGCTGCACGACATCGACCTGTCGATCAAGGACGGCGAGTTCCTGACCGTGCTTGGACCGTCGGGCTCGGGCAAGACCACAGTGCTGCGGCTGATCGGCGGGCTGGAGCCGCTGACCGCGGGCGAGATCCGGCTGGACGGTCAGGACATCAGCCGCATGCCGATCAACAAGCGGCCGTTCAACACCGTGTTCCAGGATTATGCGCTGTTCCCGCATATGACCGTTTCCGGCAATGTCGGCTATGGACTTTCGGTGCGCCATATCCAGCGCAAGGAGATCGCGCGCCGTGTCGCGGAAGCCCTCGAACTGGTGCAGCTCGGGCGTTTCGCCGACCGTTTTCCGGCGCAACTTTCCGGCGGCCAGCGCCAGCGCGTCGCACTCGCTCGGGCGCTGATCTGCCAGCCGCGCCTGATCCTGCTCGACGAGCCGCTCGCAGCACTCGATCTGGAGCTGCGCCGGCAGATGCAGGAATTCCTGAAATCTATCCAGCGCGAGATCAAGACCACCTTCCTGTTCGTCACCCACGACCAGGAAGAAGCGATCGGCATGGCCGACCGGATCTGTGTCATGCAGGCCGGCCATATCCGCCAGCTCGGCACGCCGCACGACCTCTACTACAAGCCGAATTGCGAGTTCGTGGCACGCTTCTTCGGCGAGAACAATCTGGTCGCCGGAAAGCTCGGTCCTGTCCAGGGTGATCAACGGACGATCGAGACGGCACTTGGGCGGCTTGTCTGTTCGATCAGCAACCAGCCGCATCTGAAGGCCGCGGTCGATGGCGCCAGCGCCTTCGCGGCGTTCCGTCCAGAGGCCTTGCGTCTCGCGGATGCTACGGACAGCGGCAACCGCTTTTCCGGCACCATCGCCGACCTCGCCTTTGCCGGTTCGTCGACCGTCGCCACCATCACGGCGGGGGCGGACACTGCCGCGCAACGCCTGCGGCTGCGCATGCCGAGCCGGATCGACGGCAGCGCACTCAAGTCAGGCGAGACGGTCTCGCTTTCGTTTGCGCCGCATGAAGGCCATCTGGTGCTGGCATGA
- a CDS encoding ABC transporter permease, which yields MSLLVTVLAFALPVVFVLVPLAIFLGYSFFSVDQGTIVYGLSLGNYVRFFTDPIFLPVFWNTIVLCVSVAVICILLAYPAAYFLTTLKGRWRYALLMLLLVPLLMSYVIKIYAIRSILGLNGFLNKALVALGILDQPSTLFVFNMNAILLTLSLLLIPFAILPIFLSLERIPQTLLRASDDLGASGWQTFLRITLPLSLPGVASAASFVFVLAIGDFLTPQMVGGISGFTFGRILYSQFGTAYNWPFGAALSVALAIVVICAILIGERFGRNRGTSI from the coding sequence TTGTCGCTGCTGGTGACGGTGCTGGCCTTCGCGCTGCCGGTGGTATTTGTCCTGGTACCGCTGGCGATCTTCCTCGGCTACAGCTTCTTCAGCGTCGACCAGGGCACGATCGTCTACGGACTGTCGCTTGGCAACTATGTCAGGTTCTTCACCGACCCGATCTTCCTGCCGGTGTTCTGGAACACCATCGTGCTGTGCGTGTCGGTGGCCGTCATCTGCATCCTGCTCGCCTATCCCGCCGCCTATTTCCTGACGACGCTCAAGGGGCGCTGGCGCTATGCCTTGCTGATGCTGCTTCTGGTGCCGCTGCTGATGAGCTACGTCATCAAGATCTATGCCATCCGCAGCATCCTCGGCCTCAACGGCTTCCTCAACAAGGCGCTGGTGGCGCTCGGCATCCTGGATCAGCCGTCGACGCTTTTCGTGTTCAACATGAACGCCATCCTGTTGACGCTGAGCCTGCTTTTGATCCCCTTCGCCATCCTGCCGATCTTCCTGTCGCTGGAGCGCATCCCGCAGACCTTGCTGCGCGCTTCGGATGACCTTGGCGCCAGCGGCTGGCAGACATTCCTGCGCATCACTCTGCCGCTCAGCCTGCCCGGCGTCGCCTCGGCGGCGAGCTTCGTTTTCGTGCTGGCGATCGGCGATTTCCTGACGCCGCAGATGGTCGGCGGGATCAGCGGCTTCACCTTCGGCCGCATCCTCTACAGCCAGTTCGGCACGGCCTATAACTGGCCGTTCGGCGCAGCACTCTCGGTGGCGCTGGCGATCGTGGTGATCTGCGCCATCCTCATCGGCGAACGCTTCGGACGCAACCGGGGGACATCGATATGA